The proteins below are encoded in one region of Rhododendron vialii isolate Sample 1 chromosome 7a, ASM3025357v1:
- the LOC131332844 gene encoding protein MAINTENANCE OF MERISTEMS-like encodes MAVGDRLWGQEVDLAAEELMSRPKNRCLDREKAKSQKIDLSSVQELVHATGFKAFDLGLNLPKIDWSLMTSLVKRWWDTTNTFHFPSAGEVTITPGDFSLLTSLRVGGAPLRIDPQLWRREGALEWFLGKMPPLHSRGRLDVSWLSKTFMKADILTQVSVEQLTRAFLLYLLGQTLFANKDSSVHTQFLAPLRYLGAVWEFDWGSSVLASLYGNLGACSRDKSFICAGHYRVLDQLWAFEHLLQFSINTRHEDANCVPRYERWWAGQQKPRSPILSFPEWRRVLDRLTVNQVQFDPWGGISEDVPLARSRVLDRTCSLLEGPFCRAWYLVDQVASQWRPCAKAF; translated from the exons ATGGCTGTAGGAGATAGATTATGGGGCCAAGAAGTCGATCTCGCAGCCGAAGAATTGATGTCTCGACCGAAGAATCGATGTCTCGACCGTGAGAAAGCCAAAAGTCAGAAAATCGATTTAAGTTCG GTCCAGGAGTTGGTGCATGCTACAGGCTTTAAGGCATTTGATTTGGGCCTCAACCTTCCAAAGATTGATTGGTCGCTGATGACCTCGCTGGTTAAGAGATGGTGGGATACCACTAACACATTCCACTTCCCCTCTGCCGGTGAAGTGACGATCACACCAGGCGACTTCTCTTTGCTCACCAGTCTTCGAGTAGGTGGAGCTCCTCTTCGGATTGACCCTCAACTTTGGCGGCGAGAAGGAGCATTGGAGTGGTTTTTGGGAAAGATGCCTCCTCTTCACTCACGCGGTCGTCTTGACGTCTCTTGGCTAAGCAAGACCTTCATGAAGGCTGATATTTTGACTCAGGTGAGCGTTGAGCAGCTGACACGGGCCTTCCTCCTCTACCTCCTTGGGCAAACATTGTTTGCCAACAAGGATAGTTCGGTGCATACACAATTTCTAGCCCCTTTGCGGTACTTGGGGGCCGTTTGGGAGTTTGATTGGGGATCATCTGTTTTGGCCTCTTTGTATGGCAACCTTGGAGCTTGTTCGCGGGACAAGAGTTTCATCTGTGCCGGTCACTACCGAGTGCTTGATCAG CTTTGGGCTTTCGAGCATCTTCTCCAGTTTTCGATTAACACCAGGCATGAGGATGCAAACTGTGTTCCCCGCTATGAGCGATGGTGGGCGGGGCAACAGAAGCCGCGGTCACCTATTTTGAGCTTTCCTGAGTGGCGACGGGTTTTGGACCGGTTGACGGTCAACCAG GTACAGTTTGACCCTTGGGGTGGCATTTCAGAGGACGTCCCTCTTGCACGCTCTAGAGTTCTGGACCGTACTTGCAGCTTGCTTGAGGGCCCTTTTTGTCGAGCTTGGTATCTGGTTGATCAGGTGGCTAGTCAGTGGCGCCCATGCGCTAAGGCTTTTTAG